A stretch of the Pseudobdellovibrionaceae bacterium genome encodes the following:
- a CDS encoding ABC transporter permease: MTALLKLPRFAGYAILELLRQPTYVLTTLIFPSMFFWFFGVPNAQDPDSARMLMGSFAAFAVLGVVLFQLTVAVAQDRAGHWSLYLRSLPVPSWVFLAAQIVASFVLALMAVGLVVVTALLATEPQMSLRQFLEFFAWVMLCGFPFASLGLVLGSLTDPKSAVPVGNLVYLPLSFAGGLWIPPNALSAGVQTISEYLPTRFYGEVIWALVRGETPNERWIYGLLAYSVVFFAAAIYLHRRDLGARFG; this comes from the coding sequence ATGACCGCGCTTTTGAAGCTTCCCCGTTTCGCGGGCTACGCGATCTTGGAGCTTTTGCGCCAGCCGACCTACGTGCTGACGACTTTGATCTTCCCGTCGATGTTTTTCTGGTTCTTCGGGGTGCCCAACGCGCAGGATCCCGATTCCGCGCGGATGCTGATGGGTTCGTTCGCGGCCTTCGCGGTTTTGGGCGTGGTCCTTTTTCAGCTGACGGTCGCGGTCGCGCAGGACCGCGCGGGGCACTGGAGCCTGTACCTGCGCAGCCTGCCGGTCCCGTCGTGGGTGTTTCTGGCCGCGCAGATCGTCGCGAGTTTCGTGCTCGCGTTGATGGCCGTGGGGCTCGTGGTTGTCACCGCACTGCTCGCGACCGAGCCGCAGATGAGCCTGCGGCAGTTCCTCGAGTTTTTCGCGTGGGTCATGCTTTGCGGCTTTCCGTTCGCCTCGTTGGGTTTGGTTTTGGGATCTTTGACCGACCCGAAGTCGGCGGTTCCGGTCGGGAACCTCGTGTACCTGCCGCTCAGCTTCGCGGGCGGGCTTTGGATTCCGCCGAACGCGCTGTCGGCCGGCGTGCAGACGATCTCGGAATATTTGCCGACGCGTTTTTACGGCGAGGTGATCTGGGCGCTCGTGCGCGGCGAAACCCCGAACGAGCGGTGGATCTACGGTCTTCTCGCATATTCCGTCGTCTTTTTCGCCGCCGCGATCTATCTGCATCGCCGCGACCTCGGGGCGCGGTTCGGATGA
- a CDS encoding ABC transporter ATP-binding protein → MSAVCEFRNVGKTFGDFTALADLSFQIAPGEIVGFLGPNGAGKSTSLKLLTGLRRPTSGTVHVFGEAPTAMSVRGRVGMTPQELEFPPTMKVREVLHFLALAYGRGEPDLWREKLHLEKVWGRRTQGLSGGEKRRLGLACALIAAPDLLLLDEPTTGLDVESRRLLWEVVRDERRRGVTILLTTHYLEEIEALSDRVIVIDQGRKLFAGEVKEIRRQVRMSKIEFEMPTGASVEFQRVPHLSFDCRDSRHYVLWSRDSDQSLRALVEAGVDFRHLSVHPASLEEAFIQLRASGSRDRADGGSV, encoded by the coding sequence GTGAGCGCGGTCTGTGAATTTCGGAATGTCGGTAAGACCTTCGGCGATTTTACGGCGCTCGCCGATCTCAGTTTTCAGATCGCGCCCGGCGAGATCGTCGGCTTTTTAGGGCCGAACGGCGCGGGGAAATCCACAAGCCTCAAACTTCTGACCGGTTTGCGCCGACCGACCTCGGGAACCGTGCACGTCTTCGGCGAGGCGCCCACCGCGATGAGCGTGCGTGGCCGGGTCGGCATGACCCCGCAAGAGCTCGAGTTCCCACCGACGATGAAGGTGCGCGAGGTCCTGCACTTCCTGGCGCTCGCTTACGGACGGGGCGAGCCCGATCTCTGGCGCGAAAAGCTGCATCTCGAAAAAGTCTGGGGCCGCCGCACGCAAGGACTATCGGGTGGGGAAAAGCGCCGATTGGGCCTCGCTTGCGCGCTGATCGCCGCGCCGGATCTGCTTCTTTTGGATGAGCCCACGACGGGCCTGGATGTGGAATCAAGGCGTCTTTTGTGGGAGGTCGTGCGCGACGAACGCCGTCGCGGCGTCACCATTCTGCTGACCACGCATTACCTCGAAGAGATCGAAGCGCTTTCGGACCGCGTGATCGTGATCGATCAAGGCCGCAAACTGTTCGCGGGCGAAGTGAAAGAGATCCGCCGCCAGGTGCGGATGTCGAAGATCGAATTCGAAATGCCGACGGGCGCAAGCGTCGAGTTCCAGCGCGTCCCGCACCTGAGCTTTGATTGTCGCGATTCGCGTCATTACGTGCTGTGGAGTCGCGACAGCGACCAAAGCCTGCGCGCGCTCGTCGAAGCCGGCGTCGACTTCCGGCATCTGTCGGTGCATCCGGCCTCACTGGAAGAGGCGTTCATCCAGCTGCGGGCCTCGGGCAGTCGGGACCGCGCGGACGGGGGGAGCGTATGA
- a CDS encoding MFS transporter has translation MNWVWIVLAYISIFLFGLSDNLRGPLFADLLREFSLSNSRGSLFFSLSSFVSMAGAFAAPRIIAKWGHLTSLWIFMLFMSLSFIGYALSPSFEWILFCAVFFGVSVGGLGVTQNLLVLQGSDQKHRGRAQGGLHSTYGLSSLIAPGVVILIAFLGFGWRINFYVPAVLSLLTVFAILFMSRKAAAAPSLEEHEESARAKESLGFPEVYWAILLCAYVALELMVSTRVTLLLREAFAFDLAAANLWTSIFFVGLFVGRFAYTVKPLPLKLSHQLALSMFLGAGMMALGLLHRPEWISLSGFALSIFYPVWMTTLAKVFPDSFQRVASLGIALTGVSVVFMHTVIGGLTDLVGLVPAYAAVPILSFVCGMMVVGFKPLFRERLGDARMPS, from the coding sequence GTGAATTGGGTTTGGATCGTCCTCGCCTACATCAGCATCTTTCTTTTCGGGCTCAGCGACAACCTGCGCGGGCCTTTGTTCGCGGACCTCTTGCGCGAGTTCTCGTTGTCCAATAGCCGCGGTTCATTGTTTTTCTCGCTCTCGAGCTTCGTGAGCATGGCGGGGGCCTTCGCGGCGCCAAGGATCATCGCGAAGTGGGGACACCTCACGAGCCTGTGGATTTTCATGCTCTTCATGAGCCTCTCCTTCATCGGCTATGCGCTGAGTCCCTCTTTCGAGTGGATTCTTTTCTGCGCGGTTTTTTTCGGCGTGTCCGTCGGCGGCTTGGGGGTCACGCAGAATCTGCTGGTGCTGCAGGGCTCGGATCAAAAGCATCGGGGCCGCGCGCAGGGCGGTCTTCATTCCACCTACGGACTGAGCTCGCTGATCGCGCCCGGAGTCGTGATCTTGATCGCCTTCTTGGGCTTCGGGTGGCGCATCAACTTCTACGTGCCCGCGGTCCTCTCGCTGTTGACGGTTTTCGCGATTTTGTTCATGAGCCGCAAGGCCGCCGCCGCGCCTTCGCTCGAAGAACATGAAGAGTCCGCACGGGCGAAAGAATCCCTGGGCTTTCCCGAAGTCTACTGGGCGATCCTGCTCTGCGCTTACGTCGCGCTGGAGCTGATGGTCTCGACGCGGGTGACGCTTCTTTTGCGCGAGGCTTTCGCTTTCGACCTCGCGGCGGCGAATTTGTGGACGTCGATTTTCTTCGTCGGTCTTTTTGTGGGGCGGTTCGCGTACACGGTGAAGCCGCTCCCGCTGAAACTTTCGCACCAGCTGGCTTTGTCGATGTTTCTGGGCGCGGGCATGATGGCGCTGGGCCTTTTGCATCGCCCCGAGTGGATTTCGCTGTCGGGCTTCGCGCTTTCGATTTTTTATCCCGTGTGGATGACGACGCTCGCGAAGGTGTTTCCAGATTCGTTTCAGCGCGTGGCTTCGCTGGGGATCGCGCTGACGGGTGTTTCGGTGGTCTTCATGCACACCGTGATCGGGGGCCTGACCGATCTTGTCGGATTGGTTCCCGCCTACGCGGCCGTGCCGATCCTTTCGTTCGTCTGCGGAATGATGGTCGTCGGATTCAAGCCGCTCTTCCGTGAGCGCCTCGGGGACGCAAGGATGCCGTCGTGA
- a CDS encoding glycosyltransferase family 9 protein, with protein MTAATKKILLIRFSSIGDVTQALSIPSRLKELSAEIHWVTRGDVAVLLEEHPAIDRIWRLEKREGISGLFRLISALRRENFTEVYDAHNNLRSRLICLGLRLRFHPPRLLRRSMKRWQRFLLLRFHKNTFRKPFSGQRDFLEPLAAWGLGESLPPPPQIFCGRPHALKAQETLRTQNFRQAIGLVPSAAYPLKRWPLEYYADLIRALPQRRFVVFGGPGDDFTEKLREVAPERVLNLSGKLSLAETTAYVAEMSAVVANDTGVLHIAEQLGKPAIALMGPAPFGFPSRPSTVILERELACRPCSKHGQGPCVNPEFQKCLRDISVAEVRGVLERLTVMEAHP; from the coding sequence ATGACGGCAGCAACTAAAAAGATTTTACTGATTCGATTCTCAAGTATCGGGGATGTGACCCAGGCTTTGAGCATCCCCAGCCGCCTGAAGGAACTAAGTGCCGAAATTCACTGGGTCACGCGCGGCGACGTGGCCGTGCTCCTGGAGGAACACCCCGCCATCGACCGGATCTGGCGTCTCGAGAAACGTGAAGGAATTTCTGGTCTCTTCCGCCTCATTTCCGCGCTCCGACGCGAAAATTTTACCGAGGTGTATGATGCCCACAACAACCTGCGCTCGCGCCTGATCTGCCTGGGCTTGAGGTTGCGGTTTCACCCGCCCCGGCTTTTGCGACGCTCGATGAAGCGGTGGCAGAGGTTTTTGCTGCTGCGTTTTCACAAGAACACCTTCCGCAAACCCTTTTCGGGGCAACGGGATTTCTTGGAACCGCTCGCCGCCTGGGGTTTGGGCGAGAGTTTGCCGCCGCCACCGCAGATTTTCTGCGGGCGTCCGCACGCGCTGAAGGCGCAAGAAACTTTGCGCACCCAAAACTTCCGCCAGGCGATCGGTTTGGTGCCGTCGGCGGCTTATCCGTTGAAACGCTGGCCGCTCGAATACTACGCCGACTTGATCCGCGCCCTTCCCCAGCGCCGGTTCGTCGTCTTCGGCGGGCCGGGGGACGACTTCACGGAAAAGCTGCGCGAGGTCGCTCCGGAGCGCGTGCTGAATCTATCCGGCAAGCTGAGTTTGGCCGAGACCACCGCTTACGTCGCGGAGATGTCCGCGGTTGTCGCCAACGACACCGGCGTCTTGCACATCGCCGAGCAGCTGGGGAAACCCGCGATCGCGCTGATGGGCCCCGCGCCCTTCGGTTTTCCGTCGCGGCCCTCCACTGTGATTCTTGAACGCGAGCTCGCCTGCCGCCCGTGCAGCAAACACGGCCAGGGCCCTTGCGTGAATCCCGAATTTCAAAAGTGCCTGCGTGACATCTCGGTTGCGGAAGTGCGTGGAGTTCTTGAACGCCTGACCGTCATGGAGGCCCACCCTTGA